One window of the Ammospiza caudacuta isolate bAmmCau1 chromosome 9, bAmmCau1.pri, whole genome shotgun sequence genome contains the following:
- the LOC131561374 gene encoding LOW QUALITY PROTEIN: protein ecdysoneless homolog (The sequence of the model RefSeq protein was modified relative to this genomic sequence to represent the inferred CDS: inserted 1 base in 1 codon; deleted 1 base in 1 codon; substituted 1 base at 1 genomic stop codon), with protein MEVLRRPALPEDAVRSRLLAAAAAGPGGEALLRRCAELALVRLAPLLAACVWQRQPFRLRCVPGRGEIPAHLGGTAVFGDNVEDEWFIVXLLREMSRELPGLAASIDDNDGEFLLIEAADFLPKWLNPENIKTGSTPVTFTRCLYAQLVQQQFVPDRRSGYTLPAPAHPQYRACELGMKLAHGFEMLCSKSSKVAPDAKRNXGPLWERFLRSLKEKDYFKGEMEGSAKYLELLHMAEDHFQQSVAVPESCDEVSPGDEILALLQTTPIDLKELEREAACLPAEDDGSWLDMTPGALDQMLKETRNESLPSPNEEEQNYGLETVAESMKAFVSKVSTHEGAEMPWSSDESHVTFDVDSFTKALDRILGADSEELDSDDVDEEEEFGFSDEDDEELDAGNGRQEQKVSPEELVGSLKAYMEEMDRWN; from the exons ATGGAGGTGCTGCGGCGGCCGGCGCTGCCGGAGGACGCGGTGCGCTCCCGCCTGTtagcggcggcggcggcgggcccggGCGGCGAGGCGCTGCTGCGGCGCTGCGCTGAGCTGGCCCTGGTGCGCTTGGCCCCGCTCCTGGCCGCCTGCGTGTGGCAGCGGCAGCCGTTCCGCCTGCGCTGCGTGCCGGGCCGCG GCGAGATCCCGGCGCACTTGGGCGGCACCGCGGTGTTCGGGGATAACGTGGAGGATGAGTGGTTCATTGTGTAGCTGCTGCGGGAGATGAGCAGGGAGTTGCCGGGGCTGGCAGCCAG TATTGATGACAACGATGGAGAGTTTCTCTTGATAGAAGCAGCTGATTTTCTCCCAAAGTGGCTGAATCCTGAGAACATAAAAACAGG GAGCACTCCT GTGACTTTCACTCGGTGTTTGTATGCAcagctggtgcagcagcagtttgttCCAGACAGACGCAGTGGATACACCCTGCCCGCCCCAGCTCATCCTCAGTACAGAGCCTGCGAGCTGGGCATGAAGCT GGCTCATGGCTTTGAAATGTTGTGCTCCAAGAGCAGCAAAGTGGCTCCTGATGCCAAGAGAA GTGGTCCTCTGTGGGAGAGATTCCTCAGGAGCTTGAAGGAGAAGGATTATTTCAAG GGAGAAATGGAAGGATCAGCCAAGTACCTGGAGCTGTTGCACATGGCAGAAGATCACTTCCAGCAATCTGTTGCAGTGCCAGAAAG CTGTGATGAAGTGAGCCCAGGTGATGAAATCCTGGCACTACTACAGACAACCCCCATTGATCTGAAGGAATTGGAGAGAGAAGCAGCTTGTCTTCCTGCAGAGGATG ATGGCAGCTGGCTGGATATGACACCAGGTGCTCTGGATCAGATGCTGAAGGAGACAAGAAATGAGtcccttccttccccaaatGAGGAGGAGCAAAACTATGGCTTGGAAACAGTTGCTGAGAGCATGAAGGCTTTTGTGTCCAAAGTGTCCACGCatgaaggagcagaaatgccATG gtCATCTGATGAATCTCATGTTACCTTTGATGTGGATTCTTTTACCAAAGCCCTGGACAGAATTTTAG GGGCAGACTCGGAGGAGCTGGATTCTGATGATGTGGATGAAGAGGAGGAGTTTGGTTTCTCagatgaggatgatgaagagCTGGATGCTGGGAATGGAAGGCAGGAGCAGAAGGTGTCTCCTGAGGAGCTCGTGGGCAGTCTCAAG GCGTACATGGAGGAGATGGACCGATGGAATTAA